A stretch of Gemmobacter fulvus DNA encodes these proteins:
- a CDS encoding SDR family NAD(P)-dependent oxidoreductase, with protein MSLTSPSTSQRIALVTGASRGLGAAIAEELAARGWHVVALARTVGGLEELDDRVKAKGQPGAGELTLAPMDITNDDAMAHLCRSIHDRWGKLDLWVHAAVHAAPLAPAAFVDVKDWDKSVAINTRATGVLITMIEPLLQAAGGSATAMFLEDPRAGEKFFGAYGASKAAQIALARSWQAEAVKTGPRVLIETPVPLATATRARFFPGEDRALLGDIRAEATRLIARV; from the coding sequence ATGTCCCTCACGTCCCCCAGCACGTCCCAACGTATCGCCCTCGTGACCGGAGCCTCGCGTGGCCTTGGTGCGGCCATTGCCGAAGAGCTGGCCGCGCGCGGCTGGCATGTGGTGGCGCTGGCGCGCACGGTGGGAGGGCTGGAAGAGCTGGATGACCGGGTGAAGGCCAAGGGCCAGCCCGGCGCGGGCGAGCTGACCCTGGCCCCGATGGACATCACCAATGATGATGCCATGGCGCATCTGTGCCGCTCGATCCATGACCGCTGGGGCAAGCTCGATCTCTGGGTCCATGCCGCTGTGCATGCCGCCCCCCTCGCCCCGGCTGCCTTTGTCGATGTGAAGGACTGGGACAAATCGGTCGCGATCAACACCCGGGCCACCGGCGTTCTGATCACCATGATCGAGCCGCTGTTGCAGGCCGCAGGCGGCAGCGCCACCGCGATGTTCCTCGAGGATCCGCGCGCGGGCGAGAAGTTCTTCGGGGCCTATGGCGCCAGCAAGGCCGCGCAGATCGCGCTGGCGCGCAGCTGGCAGGCCGAAGCGGTGAAAACCGGCCCGCGCGTGCTGATCGAGACGCCGGTGCCGCTGGCCACCGCCACCCGCGCCCGGTTTTTCCCCGGCGAAGACCGGGCGCTGCTGGGTGACATCCGGGCCGAAGCCACGCGCCTGATCGCGCGGGTCTGA
- the purF gene encoding amidophosphoribosyltransferase: protein MRPFLSTPFDDDKLKEECGVFGVIGVTDAANFVALGLHALQHRGQEAGGIVSYHPDSGFNSARRFGYVRDNFTKADVMETLPGSLAIGHVRYSTAGSKGATAIRDVQPFFGEFSMGGCAIAHNGNLTNAAALRKELIERGSIFQSSSDSECIIHLMARSIQKNLSERIKDALRRVEGAFSVVAMTRTKLIGVRDAHGVRPLVLGRISDHGWALSSETCGLDIIGAEFVREIEPGEMVVIEGNKVESTRPFTPAPSRFCIFEQVYFSRPDSILGGRSVYETRRQIGVELAKESPVEADLVCPVPDSGTPAAIGFSQESGIPYAMGIIRNQYMGRTFIEPTESIRNMGVRLKLNVNRALIKGKRVILVDDSVVRGTTSRKIKDMILEAGAAEVHFRIASPPTAWPCFYGVDTPERAKLLAATMSEDEMRDWIGVDSLKFISLDGLYRAAGEAAGRDAKAPKFCDACFSGEYPIPPSDKLAEGFEMKAAE from the coding sequence ATGCGCCCCTTCCTCAGCACCCCGTTCGACGACGACAAGCTGAAGGAGGAGTGTGGCGTTTTCGGCGTTATCGGTGTGACCGATGCGGCGAATTTTGTCGCACTCGGCCTGCACGCCTTGCAACATCGCGGCCAGGAGGCGGGCGGTATCGTCAGCTATCATCCTGACAGCGGGTTCAACTCTGCCCGTCGCTTCGGCTATGTGCGCGACAATTTCACCAAAGCCGATGTGATGGAAACCCTGCCCGGCAGCCTCGCCATCGGCCATGTGCGCTATTCCACCGCCGGGTCGAAAGGCGCGACCGCGATCCGCGACGTGCAGCCCTTCTTCGGTGAATTCTCGATGGGCGGCTGCGCCATCGCCCATAACGGCAATCTGACCAATGCGGCAGCCCTGCGCAAGGAGCTGATCGAACGCGGCTCGATCTTCCAATCCTCGTCCGACAGCGAATGTATCATTCACCTGATGGCGCGCTCGATCCAGAAGAACCTGAGCGAACGCATCAAGGACGCGCTGCGCCGCGTCGAAGGCGCGTTCTCGGTCGTCGCCATGACCCGCACCAAACTGATCGGCGTGCGCGACGCGCATGGCGTGCGCCCGCTGGTGCTGGGCCGGATCAGCGATCACGGCTGGGCGCTCAGCTCGGAAACCTGCGGTCTCGACATCATCGGCGCCGAATTCGTGCGCGAGATCGAGCCGGGCGAAATGGTGGTGATCGAAGGCAACAAGGTGGAAAGCACCCGCCCCTTCACCCCGGCCCCGTCGCGCTTCTGCATCTTCGAACAGGTCTATTTCTCGCGCCCGGATTCGATCCTCGGCGGGCGTTCCGTCTATGAGACCCGCCGCCAGATCGGGGTCGAACTGGCCAAGGAAAGCCCGGTAGAGGCCGATCTGGTCTGCCCGGTCCCCGATTCAGGCACCCCGGCAGCGATCGGCTTCAGCCAGGAATCGGGCATCCCCTATGCCATGGGCATCATCCGCAACCAATATATGGGCCGGACCTTCATCGAACCCACAGAAAGCATCCGCAACATGGGCGTGCGGCTGAAGCTGAACGTTAACCGCGCGCTGATCAAGGGCAAGCGGGTGATCCTGGTCGACGATTCGGTGGTGCGCGGCACCACCTCGCGCAAGATCAAGGACATGATCCTTGAGGCCGGCGCCGCCGAGGTCCACTTCCGCATCGCCTCGCCGCCTACCGCCTGGCCCTGCTTCTATGGCGTCGACACGCCGGAACGCGCCAAACTCCTCGCCGCCACCATGTCCGAAGACGAGATGCGCGACTGGATCGGTGTCGACAGCCTGAAATTCATCTCGCTCGACGGCCTCTACCGCGCCGCAGGCGAAGCCGCGGGCCGCGATGCCAAGGCCCCGAAATTCTGCGATGCCTGCTTCTCGGGCGAATATCCGATCCCGCCCTCGGACAAACTCGCCGAAGGATTCGAGATGAAGGCCGCAGAATAA